A genomic window from Microvirga sp. TS319 includes:
- a CDS encoding M10 family metallopeptidase, which yields MADTITVARTGNQDIDGILSGSGWSSPNLTYSFPQKALYYGTHYGSGEPQGNFGPLNASQSQAARDVFAMIASFTNLSFAEVAETSKSHATVRLANSDLPSTAWSYFPDQDDEGGDVWFGRTDGWFGDPVPGGYGYYGFIHEIMHSIGLKHGNEASGFGAMTPAQDSMEFSAMTYRSYVGATGQYVENEEWGYAQTPMMYDIAALQYMYGANFTTRAGNTVYRWDPSTGREFVNGVGQEVPGGNRIFMTLWDGGGQDTYDFSNYATNLDVDLRPGQWTRLSTEQIAELGVGHEARGNIANALMYQGDLRSLIENAIGGSGNDTITGNSIANILKGGAGADRLDGREGNDVLYGGSGKDVFVFDTKPSGTSNLDRIADFSVTDDTVSLENAVFTKLKAGKLPSTAFWIGSKAHDSSDRIVYDSTKGDLYYDPDGTGKTASIEFAQVSKGLKMTANDFLVA from the coding sequence ATGGCAGATACGATTACGGTTGCACGGACAGGCAATCAGGATATCGATGGTATTCTTTCGGGGTCGGGGTGGAGCAGCCCGAACCTCACATACAGTTTCCCGCAAAAGGCATTATATTACGGCACCCATTACGGATCGGGCGAGCCCCAGGGGAACTTCGGGCCCCTGAATGCAAGCCAGAGTCAGGCGGCGCGCGACGTCTTCGCGATGATCGCCTCGTTCACCAACCTGAGCTTTGCCGAGGTCGCAGAGACCTCCAAGAGCCACGCGACGGTGCGGCTCGCCAACTCGGACCTGCCGTCCACGGCCTGGTCCTACTTCCCGGATCAGGATGACGAGGGAGGGGATGTATGGTTCGGTCGAACCGACGGATGGTTCGGCGATCCCGTCCCGGGAGGATACGGCTATTACGGCTTCATCCACGAGATCATGCATTCCATCGGCTTGAAGCACGGGAACGAGGCCAGCGGCTTCGGAGCCATGACGCCTGCACAGGACTCCATGGAATTCTCGGCCATGACTTACAGGTCCTACGTGGGCGCGACCGGGCAATACGTGGAGAACGAGGAGTGGGGCTACGCTCAGACGCCGATGATGTACGACATCGCCGCCCTGCAATACATGTACGGCGCCAACTTCACCACGCGGGCCGGCAACACGGTCTATCGCTGGGATCCGTCGACCGGGCGGGAATTCGTCAACGGTGTCGGCCAGGAGGTTCCAGGCGGCAATCGTATCTTCATGACGCTCTGGGACGGAGGCGGACAGGACACTTACGACTTCTCGAACTATGCCACGAATCTTGACGTCGACCTGCGCCCGGGGCAGTGGACGCGCCTCTCAACGGAGCAGATCGCCGAGCTCGGCGTTGGGCACGAGGCACGCGGCAACATCGCCAATGCGTTGATGTATCAAGGCGATCTCCGTTCCCTGATCGAGAATGCCATCGGCGGTTCAGGCAACGACACGATCACGGGCAACAGCATCGCGAATATCCTGAAAGGTGGCGCGGGAGCCGACCGCCTCGACGGGCGCGAGGGCAACGATGTCCTCTACGGCGGATCGGGCAAGGATGTCTTCGTCTTCGACACGAAGCCGAGCGGCACTTCCAACCTCGACCGGATCGCCGACTTCTCCGTCACGGACGATACGGTCTCCCTTGAGAATGCCGTGTTCACGAAGCTGAAGGCCGGCAAGCTGCCATCGACCGCCTTCTGGATCGGGAGCAAGGCTCACGATTCCTCCGACCGCATCGTCTATGATTCCACGAAGGGCGACCTCTATTACGATCCGGACGGGACGGGAAAGACCGCCTCCATCGAGTTCGCCCAAGTCTCCAAGGGCCTGAAGATGACGGCAAACGACTTCCTCGTCGCCTAG
- a CDS encoding anti-sigma factor, with product MTAPQDLVTDEQLVAYLDGELASDEQSALAKRIAADPELQRRLLVLSGGNRPFRQAFESLLAQAPEERLSSLLPAVVPAAAPQGRSRSWRAVAAVAAAILLFLAGFATNSLLGPGASLRDLVAGSSRTQDDDDWRQAVAEYLTLYSSDTLANIPDDDAMRQREIDSLRAKLALNLSARRADVPGLSFKRAQLFEYDGKPLGQLAYLDPATGPVALCMVRSDDEDAPPRTEQREGFNIVFWTQAGHDYMVIGRMPFPRLENLAKNFSDRLAG from the coding sequence ATGACGGCGCCCCAGGATCTTGTGACGGATGAGCAGCTCGTCGCCTATCTCGATGGCGAACTCGCCTCCGACGAGCAATCGGCCCTTGCCAAGAGAATCGCGGCCGATCCCGAGCTCCAGCGCCGCCTCCTCGTGCTTTCGGGAGGAAACCGCCCATTCAGGCAAGCATTCGAAAGCCTCCTCGCCCAGGCCCCCGAAGAGCGCCTGAGTTCCTTGCTCCCCGCCGTGGTCCCCGCGGCCGCCCCGCAGGGCCGGTCCCGGAGCTGGAGGGCGGTTGCCGCCGTAGCCGCAGCGATCCTGCTTTTTCTCGCGGGTTTCGCAACGAACAGCCTCCTCGGCCCAGGTGCCTCCTTGCGGGATCTCGTCGCAGGCTCATCCCGCACACAGGATGATGACGACTGGCGCCAGGCGGTCGCCGAGTACCTCACGCTCTACTCGTCCGACACCCTCGCCAACATCCCCGATGACGATGCGATGAGACAGCGCGAGATCGACAGCTTGAGAGCCAAACTCGCGCTCAATCTGTCCGCGCGCCGAGCCGATGTGCCCGGCCTGTCCTTCAAACGCGCCCAGCTGTTCGAATATGACGGAAAACCCCTCGGCCAGCTCGCCTATCTCGATCCCGCGACCGGGCCGGTCGCTCTGTGCATGGTCAGAAGCGATGACGAAGACGCCCCGCCGCGCACGGAGCAGAGAGAAGGGTTCAACATCGTTTTCTGGACCCAGGCGGGCCACGATTACATGGTGATCGGCCGGATGCCGTTTCCCCGCCTCGAAAACCTGGCGAAGAATTTCTCGGATCGCCTGGCGGGATAG
- a CDS encoding sigma-70 family RNA polymerase sigma factor, producing the protein MSELFQARHLAFDCGGTLSLISPSKPRYRAFAQVMFRTGQDEIRADLPRYLTRLWRYGLVLSGRRDTAEDLVQSTCLRALERAEQFSAGTNLQRWLFSIMHSIWLNEVRSRRIREGSGTVDAEAALAFDGSEQVEASVLAHQVLREVLSLPDGQREAVFLVYGEGMAYREAAEVLAVPIGTIMSRLAAARLTLGRLGTEARTS; encoded by the coding sequence ATGAGCGAGCTGTTTCAGGCGCGGCACCTTGCCTTCGACTGCGGGGGAACCCTATCTCTGATATCGCCATCGAAGCCGCGATACAGAGCATTTGCGCAGGTGATGTTCAGGACCGGGCAGGATGAGATCAGAGCGGACTTGCCCCGATATTTGACGCGGCTGTGGCGCTATGGACTGGTTCTGAGCGGCCGCCGCGACACCGCCGAAGACTTGGTTCAGTCGACCTGTCTGCGGGCCCTCGAGCGGGCGGAGCAGTTTTCGGCCGGGACGAATCTTCAACGCTGGCTGTTTTCCATCATGCATTCCATCTGGCTGAACGAGGTCCGCTCGCGGCGCATCCGCGAGGGCTCGGGCACCGTCGATGCGGAAGCAGCCCTCGCCTTCGACGGTTCGGAACAGGTCGAAGCCAGCGTGCTCGCCCATCAGGTCCTGCGCGAGGTGCTCTCCCTTCCGGACGGCCAGCGCGAGGCGGTCTTTCTCGTTTACGGCGAAGGCATGGCCTATCGGGAGGCGGCGGAAGTTCTCGCCGTTCCCATCGGGACGATCATGAGCCGCCTCGCGGCGGCGCGCCTGACCCTCGGCAGACTCGGCACGGAGGCTCGGACATCATGA
- a CDS encoding DoxX family protein, with translation MTLQAPFALQAPVALLARLLLALIFVVEGWGKLFNYSGTLQYMDHHGVPGILLPLVILTELGGGLLVAFGFLTRVAAFALAGFCVLTALLFHGRLSDPGELIQFYKDVAMAGGFLALVAFGAGDWSVDGLARSAELSDMPTGEAREQRG, from the coding sequence ATGACGCTCCAAGCTCCCTTCGCGCTCCAAGCTCCTGTCGCGCTCCTGGCGCGGCTTCTCCTGGCCCTCATCTTCGTCGTCGAGGGCTGGGGCAAGCTGTTCAACTATTCCGGTACCCTCCAGTACATGGATCACCACGGAGTGCCCGGAATCCTGCTCCCGCTCGTGATCCTGACGGAGCTGGGAGGCGGGCTGCTCGTCGCCTTCGGCTTTCTCACCAGGGTCGCAGCCTTCGCCCTCGCGGGTTTCTGCGTTCTGACCGCCCTCCTCTTCCATGGGCGTTTGTCGGACCCGGGCGAGCTCATCCAGTTCTACAAGGACGTCGCCATGGCCGGAGGCTTTCTTGCTCTCGTCGCGTTCGGCGCTGGAGACTGGTCCGTCGACGGCCTCGCCCGCTCCGCCGAGCTTTCGGACATGCCTACCGGCGAAGCGCGGGAACAGAGGGGATGA
- a CDS encoding tetratricopeptide repeat protein: MFGPSTPLSLARLAATAAALCLGAALATGPAVALGGGGGGGVGSGSGGSSGGTGGSANRGGSERNTSNPPMPVCPRGQVWVQKTNRCVRAQSGVVPDGNLTEYAYALAKAKRYGEAIDMLDLLDNPNTPRALNYRGYATRKLGRTDEGIRYYLQSVALDPHYAQVREYLGEAYVTQGKIDLAKEQLQTIKTLCGTGCEEYRDLAKAIGATPKL; encoded by the coding sequence ATGTTCGGCCCGAGCACGCCACTGTCCCTCGCAAGACTTGCCGCAACGGCAGCTGCCCTGTGTCTGGGTGCAGCCCTCGCGACCGGCCCGGCCGTCGCCCTCGGCGGCGGAGGCGGCGGAGGCGTCGGGAGCGGAAGCGGCGGCTCCAGCGGAGGAACTGGCGGGAGCGCCAACCGCGGAGGGAGCGAGCGCAACACGAGCAATCCTCCCATGCCCGTCTGCCCCCGGGGACAGGTTTGGGTTCAGAAGACGAACAGGTGCGTGCGGGCCCAAAGCGGGGTCGTGCCTGACGGCAACCTGACCGAATACGCCTACGCCCTGGCCAAGGCGAAGCGCTACGGCGAGGCGATCGACATGCTCGATCTCCTGGACAATCCCAATACGCCACGGGCCCTCAACTACCGGGGCTATGCGACGCGCAAACTCGGGCGGACGGACGAAGGCATCCGCTACTATCTGCAATCGGTGGCCCTCGATCCCCACTACGCGCAGGTTAGGGAATATCTCGGCGAGGCCTATGTGACCCAGGGCAAGATCGATCTCGCCAAGGAGCAACTGCAGACTATCAAGACGCTCTGCGGCACCGGATGCGAGGAATACCGGGATCTCGCCAAAGCCATCGGGGCCACCCCGAAGCTGTGA
- a CDS encoding ArnT family glycosyltransferase, producing MDGSVAQQSVSMRRLSPAQLASFVERSHARLCAVLVLLSLACFLPGFTTLQPMDRDEPRYAQASKQMLESHDFVDVRFQDEARYKKPVGIYWMQSASVAIGDALGIPEAHTTIALYRVPSLFGAIATVLLTYWAALAFFGRRGAFLTAALMATCVILMVEARLAKTDAMLTACSVAVMGGLARAYLSRGAGVLPRRALLIFWTGFALGILVKGPLVLMFAGLTGAVLSYRERSTRWLLTLRPWLGLAFTLAVVLPWFVAIAVKSGGAFYSEAVGHDMLGKVGTAQKYHWAPPGFYLVAFFATFWPGAILAAIAAPFAWIHRREEPVAFALAWIVPSWLVFEAVPTKLPHYTMPLLPAVAILIVMAIARHFVGPHRPFAKLATVLIPFIPVGLTIGLSAANWSFDGTLPYRALPAMAAASAIAICAWWLFIRNRMVDSLWAGFLSSVCLAIGVFGFAQLDLRSLKVSDKLAQTMRDFPSAKASVGTLGYREPSLVFLVGTDLDMLDSAPEASAFLKKSGCAMVFVDQRFEADFQAANERNGLVPALSTRVSGFNINSGKRVDIGVYSVDAGCP from the coding sequence ATGGACGGTTCCGTCGCCCAGCAGAGTGTATCCATGCGTCGCCTCTCGCCCGCGCAGCTCGCCAGCTTCGTGGAGCGCAGCCATGCCCGGCTCTGCGCTGTCCTCGTCCTGCTGTCGCTGGCCTGTTTCCTGCCGGGCTTCACGACCCTCCAGCCGATGGACCGGGACGAGCCCCGCTATGCTCAGGCATCGAAGCAGATGCTGGAATCCCATGACTTCGTCGATGTCCGCTTCCAGGACGAGGCGCGGTACAAGAAGCCGGTGGGCATCTACTGGATGCAGAGCGCCAGCGTCGCCATCGGCGATGCGCTCGGCATCCCCGAGGCGCACACCACGATTGCGCTCTATCGCGTGCCGTCCCTGTTCGGGGCCATCGCGACCGTTCTCCTGACCTATTGGGCGGCTCTGGCCTTCTTCGGGAGGCGAGGGGCGTTCCTGACGGCTGCCCTGATGGCGACCTGCGTCATCCTCATGGTCGAGGCGCGGCTCGCCAAGACCGATGCCATGCTGACCGCCTGTTCGGTGGCGGTCATGGGCGGCCTCGCGCGGGCCTATCTGAGTCGGGGGGCCGGGGTCCTTCCGCGCCGCGCCCTGCTCATCTTCTGGACCGGATTTGCTCTCGGCATCCTCGTCAAGGGGCCTTTGGTCCTGATGTTCGCCGGCCTTACGGGCGCCGTCCTCTCCTACCGGGAGCGCTCGACACGCTGGCTGCTCACCTTACGGCCCTGGCTGGGTCTGGCCTTCACCCTGGCCGTGGTTCTGCCCTGGTTCGTCGCAATCGCGGTCAAGAGCGGCGGCGCCTTCTATTCGGAAGCCGTGGGCCACGACATGCTGGGCAAGGTCGGCACGGCCCAGAAATACCACTGGGCTCCTCCGGGCTTCTATCTGGTGGCATTCTTCGCCACCTTCTGGCCGGGAGCGATCCTGGCGGCCATCGCCGCGCCGTTCGCCTGGATTCATCGTCGTGAAGAGCCGGTCGCTTTCGCCCTGGCCTGGATCGTCCCCTCGTGGCTGGTCTTCGAGGCGGTTCCCACCAAGCTGCCGCATTATACGATGCCGCTTCTTCCGGCCGTGGCCATCCTCATCGTGATGGCGATCGCCCGCCATTTCGTGGGGCCGCACCGGCCTTTCGCCAAGCTCGCGACGGTGCTCATTCCCTTCATCCCCGTGGGCCTGACCATCGGCCTGTCGGCGGCGAACTGGTCCTTCGACGGCACGCTGCCGTATCGGGCGCTCCCGGCCATGGCGGCGGCCTCCGCCATCGCGATCTGCGCCTGGTGGCTCTTCATCAGGAACCGTATGGTGGACAGCCTCTGGGCCGGCTTCCTCTCGTCCGTGTGCCTCGCGATCGGCGTGTTCGGGTTCGCCCAGCTCGATCTGCGATCCCTGAAGGTCTCGGACAAGCTCGCGCAGACCATGCGGGACTTTCCGTCCGCCAAGGCCAGCGTCGGCACTCTCGGCTATCGCGAGCCGAGCCTTGTTTTCCTGGTCGGAACCGATCTCGATATGCTCGACAGTGCCCCCGAAGCCTCCGCCTTCCTGAAGAAGAGCGGCTGCGCGATGGTGTTCGTCGATCAGCGCTTCGAGGCCGATTTCCAGGCCGCGAACGAGCGGAACGGGCTGGTGCCTGCGCTCTCGACCCGCGTCTCAGGTTTTAATATCAACAGTGGGAAGCGCGTCGATATCGGCGTCTATTCCGTCGACGCCGGCTGTCCCTGA
- a CDS encoding glycosyltransferase family 2 protein — translation MSDLNPAPRLSVVVPVKNEALNILPLVEEIERACSALAPFEVIYVDDGSTDGTVEQMRSARATRPWLRLVRHEASCGQSAAVRTGVHAARAPIIATLDGDGQNDPAFIPQLVAALDDPTVGLVAGQRLGRKGAAKRWQSRIANGVRGRVLKDGTRDTGCGLKAFRREVYLHLPYFDALHRFMPALVKREGYRIAHVDVVDRPRHAGQSNYGLFDRLWVGILDLAGVWWLIRRRRRVPVSQEIH, via the coding sequence ATGAGTGATTTAAACCCGGCTCCGCGCCTCAGCGTCGTGGTGCCCGTCAAGAACGAGGCCTTGAACATCCTCCCCCTCGTGGAGGAGATCGAGCGCGCCTGCTCGGCCCTTGCACCCTTCGAGGTGATCTATGTGGATGACGGCTCGACGGACGGTACCGTCGAGCAGATGCGCTCGGCCCGCGCCACCAGGCCCTGGCTGCGCCTGGTCCGCCATGAGGCGAGCTGCGGGCAGAGTGCTGCCGTCAGAACGGGCGTCCATGCGGCGCGCGCGCCCATCATCGCCACCCTCGACGGCGATGGACAGAACGATCCGGCCTTCATTCCGCAACTCGTCGCTGCTCTGGACGACCCGACCGTCGGCCTCGTCGCGGGGCAGCGGCTCGGGCGGAAAGGAGCCGCCAAGCGCTGGCAGTCGCGCATCGCGAACGGCGTGCGCGGGCGCGTCCTGAAGGACGGAACGCGTGATACCGGCTGCGGTCTCAAGGCCTTCCGCCGCGAGGTCTATCTGCATCTTCCCTATTTCGACGCCCTGCACCGCTTCATGCCGGCCCTGGTCAAGCGGGAGGGCTACCGGATCGCGCATGTGGACGTGGTCGACCGGCCCCGGCATGCGGGGCAGTCCAATTATGGCCTCTTCGACCGGCTCTGGGTCGGAATCCTCGATCTCGCGGGCGTGTGGTGGCTAATCCGCCGCCGCCGCCGCGTGCCCGTTTCCCAGGAAATCCACTGA
- a CDS encoding lipid-A-disaccharide synthase N-terminal domain-containing protein: MLMRLSHDIGLYFYDIVITRFDLWAAFGVLAQFVFGARFIVQWIASEKAEKSVIPMAFWFLSIGGGLMTLVYGFARRDIVIISGQALSILIYVRNLMLIAKEARRKAKTSELAA, translated from the coding sequence ATGCTGATGCGCCTGTCCCACGATATCGGATTGTATTTCTACGATATCGTCATCACCCGGTTCGATCTCTGGGCCGCCTTCGGCGTGCTGGCGCAGTTCGTGTTCGGCGCCCGCTTCATCGTCCAATGGATCGCCAGCGAGAAGGCGGAAAAGAGCGTCATTCCCATGGCCTTCTGGTTCCTGTCCATCGGGGGCGGGCTGATGACGCTCGTCTACGGGTTCGCCCGGCGTGACATCGTCATCATCTCCGGGCAGGCCCTGTCGATCCTCATTTATGTCCGCAACCTCATGCTGATCGCCAAGGAGGCGCGCAGGAAGGCCAAGACGTCGGAGCTCGCGGCATAG
- the metC gene encoding cystathionine beta-lyase, whose translation MTKLPPKPAHLAERTLLVHAGREPFEQHGFVNTPIYRGSTVLYPTTDDLLHRRGRYSYGTKGTPTTEALETAWTELTGAAGTVLAPSGLAAVTVALMSCLKAGDHLLVTDSVYLPTRQFCHGMLEKFGVETTYYDPSIGAGIASLMRPNTAAVFTEAPGSQSLEMQDIPAIAEVAHRHGAVVVMDNTWATPLLFPPHERGVDIAVEAGTKYLSGGSDLLLGLVSANERCFKDLRAAYDAFAMCPGPEDVFLGLRGLRTMALRLREHEKQALEMARWLAQRPEVDRVLHPALETYKGHEIWKRDFKGSSGLFSVILKPCSDKALAAMLDGLALFGMGYSWGGFESLVIPFNCATYRTATKWEPGGHALRFHIGLEDLDDLKRDLDAGFARLRETD comes from the coding sequence ATGACAAAACTTCCCCCCAAACCCGCCCATCTCGCGGAACGCACCCTCCTCGTTCATGCAGGTCGAGAGCCGTTCGAGCAGCATGGCTTCGTGAACACGCCGATCTATCGCGGCTCGACCGTCCTCTACCCCACGACGGACGATCTCCTGCATCGCCGGGGGCGCTATTCCTATGGAACGAAGGGGACACCAACCACGGAAGCGCTCGAAACCGCCTGGACGGAGCTCACGGGAGCGGCGGGCACCGTCCTGGCCCCCTCGGGCCTCGCGGCGGTCACGGTCGCCCTCATGTCCTGCCTCAAGGCCGGCGACCATCTGCTGGTCACGGATTCGGTCTACCTTCCCACGCGGCAGTTCTGCCATGGGATGCTCGAGAAATTTGGTGTGGAAACCACCTATTACGACCCCTCGATCGGAGCCGGGATCGCTTCCCTCATGCGTCCGAACACGGCGGCTGTCTTTACGGAAGCGCCTGGGTCCCAGTCCCTCGAGATGCAGGACATTCCCGCGATCGCCGAAGTCGCGCACCGGCACGGAGCCGTGGTGGTCATGGACAACACCTGGGCGACTCCCCTGCTCTTTCCGCCCCATGAGCGGGGCGTCGACATCGCCGTCGAGGCGGGCACCAAATATCTCAGCGGCGGATCGGACCTCCTGCTCGGCCTGGTTTCCGCCAACGAGCGCTGCTTCAAGGATCTGCGCGCGGCCTATGACGCCTTTGCCATGTGCCCGGGCCCGGAGGACGTCTTCCTCGGGCTTCGCGGTCTTCGCACCATGGCGCTGCGCCTGCGCGAGCACGAGAAGCAGGCGCTGGAGATGGCCCGATGGCTCGCCCAGCGCCCCGAGGTGGACCGGGTGCTTCATCCGGCACTCGAAACCTACAAGGGTCACGAGATCTGGAAGCGGGACTTCAAGGGTTCGTCCGGACTGTTCTCCGTTATCCTCAAGCCCTGCTCCGACAAGGCGCTCGCCGCCATGCTCGACGGGCTGGCGCTCTTCGGGATGGGGTATTCCTGGGGCGGGTTCGAGAGCCTGGTGATCCCGTTCAACTGCGCGACCTATCGCACCGCGACGAAATGGGAGCCGGGCGGTCATGCCCTGCGCTTCCATATCGGCCTCGAGGATCTCGACGATCTGAAGCGCGATCTGGATGCGGGCTTCGCGCGCCTGCGGGAAACGGATTAG
- a CDS encoding amino acid ABC transporter substrate-binding protein: MKKALVSIAFGLTASLIATGASAQATLNSVKQKGFLTCGSNTGLAGFGLPDAQGNWTGLDVDLCRAMAAAIFDDPTKVRYIPLAAKDRFTALQSGEVDVLSRNSTMTMSRDTQLGLDFPAINYFDGQGFMVRKKLGVSSAKELNGASICTQQGTTTELNLADYFRANNMKYEVVAFATSDETFKAYDAGRCDAFTTDASGLYAERLRASAPDDHIVLPEIISKEPLGPAVRHGDNQWGDLVRWTHNAMLDAEELGVTKANVDQMKGSDNPEIKRLLGTEGKYGEGIGLTNDWAYRIIKHVGNYGEIFEKNVGEGSKLKIKRGQNALWTKGGLQYGMPIR; this comes from the coding sequence ATGAAAAAGGCTCTCGTATCGATTGCCTTCGGCCTTACGGCAAGCCTGATCGCGACCGGCGCTTCCGCGCAGGCGACCCTGAACAGCGTGAAGCAGAAGGGTTTCCTGACCTGCGGCTCGAACACCGGTCTCGCCGGCTTCGGCCTGCCGGACGCCCAGGGCAACTGGACCGGTCTCGACGTCGACCTCTGCCGCGCCATGGCCGCCGCGATCTTCGACGATCCGACCAAGGTTCGCTACATCCCGCTCGCCGCCAAGGACCGCTTCACCGCGCTCCAGTCGGGCGAAGTGGACGTGCTGTCCCGCAACTCGACGATGACCATGTCGCGCGACACGCAGCTCGGCCTCGACTTCCCGGCCATCAACTACTTCGACGGCCAGGGCTTCATGGTCCGCAAGAAGCTCGGCGTTTCCTCCGCGAAGGAACTCAACGGCGCCTCCATCTGCACGCAGCAGGGCACCACGACCGAACTCAACCTCGCCGACTACTTCCGGGCCAACAACATGAAGTACGAAGTCGTGGCCTTCGCGACCTCGGACGAGACCTTCAAGGCCTATGACGCCGGCCGCTGCGACGCGTTCACCACGGACGCCTCGGGCCTCTATGCCGAGCGTCTGCGCGCATCCGCTCCGGACGATCACATCGTTCTGCCCGAGATCATTTCCAAGGAGCCCCTCGGCCCGGCCGTCCGCCACGGCGACAACCAGTGGGGCGACCTCGTCCGCTGGACCCATAACGCCATGCTGGACGCCGAGGAACTCGGCGTGACCAAGGCCAATGTCGACCAGATGAAGGGCTCCGACAACCCGGAGATCAAGCGTCTGCTCGGCACCGAAGGCAAGTACGGCGAGGGCATCGGCCTGACCAACGACTGGGCCTACCGGATCATCAAGCACGTGGGCAACTACGGCGAGATCTTCGAGAAGAACGTGGGTGAAGGCTCCAAGCTGAAGATCAAGCGCGGCCAGAACGCCCTCTGGACGAAGGGCGGCCTGCAATACGGCATGCCGATCCGCTAA
- a CDS encoding amino acid ABC transporter permease — MQTVVSQTSPPKKSFLYDPKVRGVFYQVLLVAVVGYLFYVAATNAIENLQRAKIASGFGFLENTAGFDISQSLIPFSAAGSTYGDAFLVGLLNTLIVSAIGIFFTTILGFLIGIARLSTNWMVAKVAMVYVEALRNVPLLVQLLFWYIAVLGPLPQPRNSLEMGAGFFLNSRGFFMPRPVYAADAWAIPAVLAIGLVGAFVYRRWAKTQQEKTGRQSPVGLVTLGLVVGLPVVTWIVLTLAGANPIGFDLPKKGTFNLTGGMQILPEFVALLLGLTTYTAAFIAEVVRAGILAVSKGQTEAASSLGLKSGQTLRLVVIPQAMRVIIPPLTSQYLNLTKNSSLAVAIGYPDLVQVFMGTVLNQTGQAIEVVVITMGVYLTISLVTSAVMNIYNRRVAIVER, encoded by the coding sequence GTGCAGACCGTTGTCAGCCAGACATCGCCACCCAAAAAATCGTTTCTTTACGATCCGAAGGTCCGTGGGGTTTTCTACCAGGTCCTCCTGGTCGCCGTCGTCGGCTACCTGTTCTATGTGGCCGCCACCAACGCTATCGAGAACCTGCAGCGGGCCAAGATCGCGTCCGGCTTCGGCTTCCTCGAAAATACGGCCGGATTCGACATCAGCCAGTCGCTGATCCCGTTCAGCGCGGCCGGCTCGACCTATGGCGACGCATTCCTCGTAGGCCTGCTCAACACGCTGATCGTTTCCGCCATCGGAATCTTCTTCACGACCATTCTCGGCTTCCTCATCGGAATTGCCCGCCTGTCCACGAACTGGATGGTCGCGAAGGTCGCCATGGTCTATGTCGAAGCGCTGCGCAACGTCCCACTCCTGGTGCAGCTGCTGTTCTGGTACATCGCGGTTCTCGGGCCGCTGCCACAGCCGCGTAATTCGCTGGAAATGGGCGCCGGCTTCTTCCTCAACTCGCGCGGTTTCTTCATGCCCCGGCCCGTCTATGCGGCGGACGCATGGGCCATTCCGGCCGTGCTGGCGATCGGCCTCGTGGGCGCCTTCGTCTATCGCCGCTGGGCGAAGACCCAGCAGGAAAAGACGGGGCGGCAGTCTCCCGTCGGTCTCGTGACGCTCGGCCTCGTTGTCGGCCTGCCCGTCGTGACCTGGATCGTTCTGACCCTCGCAGGCGCCAACCCGATCGGCTTCGATCTGCCGAAGAAGGGCACCTTCAACCTGACCGGCGGCATGCAGATCCTGCCGGAATTCGTCGCCCTGCTGCTCGGCCTCACCACCTATACGGCGGCCTTCATCGCCGAGGTCGTGCGCGCGGGAATTCTCGCCGTGTCGAAGGGGCAGACCGAGGCGGCAAGCTCGCTCGGCCTCAAGTCGGGCCAGACTCTTCGTCTCGTGGTCATTCCACAGGCGATGCGCGTCATTATCCCGCCGCTGACGAGCCAGTACCTCAACCTGACGAAGAACTCGTCGCTGGCCGTCGCAATCGGATATCCCGATCTCGTGCAGGTGTTCATGGGCACCGTTCTCAA